CGTACCGCACGCGAAAGCCTTTCCTCTGCTCGGCGGTACGAGCAACAGCCTGCGTAACGCGCACAAGAGGGGGTAAGGGCCGGGGCTCGACATCGAAAGGAGCCAGTAAAGGCGACTGGGGTTCAGGAAGGTAGCTTAGAGGAAGGGGAGTCGAAGGAGCCTGTTTTTGTATGCGAAATTCCTACAGTCAACAAAGTTAGCGACGAATATAGCAAAGGGGGGCTTTGCGGACATACGGGACGCGCAGCTAGCCCTTTGATAACCTCAACCGtctgcgcggcggcttctgAACGATTAAACTCGCTCTTGATCCGGAAGACGGGGCTCCTAACAAGCGTCGCGACAGCCTGGCCCGAAACGTCAGCTTCTTGACCCCCCTCGATGGTCGCGTGCTTCGGCAGACGCACCTGAACCGCAATGTCGTCTACGCGGTAGACGCTCCGCGACAGGCCCTGCACAGCATGACTGACCAGCGGGACCACGAGGTCGTGCACGCGTGCCCGAATGCTCTCCCTGTCGCGGGCGTGATCCTCCACGCGTTGCCTCTTGATGGGCGGTTCGTCGCCGGAGaggtcgatgacggcggccctGGGAGCGGTAGCGGTAAGCGTGAGGCTCATGGGTACAAACACGACGGGGCGGCGTTTGTGCCGCGTAGGGGCTATCGAAGACGCGAGGCGCGGCCACGAGAAGCCATCCGGGCAAAGGCGATCTTGTTTAGGAAAGATATAGAGGTTCTGGAACGCGTCGTGCAGGCGCCGGGGGCTTCTtacctcatcgtcatcgcggcgcgcggATGGGTGTGGAGTGTTTCGAACGAGGCTGAGCCGCTCATAGCGGGCGCAGCTATTAATTAAGCGGGCGGGCTAAATAACGGGCCGATTAGCTAAGCAAGGCTTCAGTATTCTCCTAGCCTAGCTCTAAAATACTCTGTTTAAGCGTCTAGGGCTTTAAGATAGCTAGTATAAGAGAAAAGAAATTATAAAGTAAAATGCTctttaaatattaataacttacTATATTACTTTTTATTTAAAAGACGGTTTAAGTAATAAGAAAAAGCAATAATTATTTTATCTCTTATTTTTTAATATACTAATGAGAAATAAAGAGTTAGAAGCATTTAATTTCTTTTCGTTCTTTTCCTATAGATAACTGATGTTCTTAAATAGATTATCAATCAATCGCGCATTTAGATTTCTCCCAGACGTTTTCGAGCGCATCCGCTTTCTTAAATCTGGAGCTAGCAATTGCAAAGTCCATAGTTTTAGCATCCGATCCCGTCCCTAAAGAGCAGATTGTCATTTCATCGCGATACTACTTCTAATAGTCTCAACGTTAACCAGCAAAGCCTCGGTCAATTAACAGTATGCCACTCAGGCACATGTTGGCGCCAGTCATGAAAGCGCGGAGCATAGGTGGTCGGATGCTAAGAGCTGCGCATGGGCATGGAGCAAAAACCCGCCCCTCTAGCCCACGGGGGCCAGTGCGCATTGAACAAAAGCCCTCTACGCACCGACCCGAGTCTTCAAGAGCAGACATCGGGCTTGTGGCGTCATGCGGGTGCCATTACAGGGGAGCTCGCCATGCGCAGCCCTGTGCGAAACCTATTTCGGAGGCTCCTTGCTCTACGTATATCCGATAGGTGCCATTAGCCATAGATATATGTCTTATTACAAGCCGAAGCGGGAGCCTTACTTGCGCTTTTCTTTCATAAAGATAAATAAAATCTTATATCCGAATTACTATCCTCGAATATTGCTCATGAAAGTGAGATATATAAAGTACAACGCTATTTACACGTATACCTGACCACCGCTATACCAAACAAGCACCCAGCTAACCAACCCCATCATAGCTTGCTTGACAGGTATAATAATACTAGCCTGCCCCCCTCGCCCGATGCCACGCAAAGCCTCGGTCCACCCAACTCCTAACTCCCTTTATAGCCACGGCTTTCTTTGACCCTGGCAGAGAATGGACTGCGCATCACGCGCGCCCGAGATATTGGACACTGAGCCTCCGAGGCGCTGATTCGGGTTCTGGCACTCGGGGTCACTTGTACAGCCCGGGGTCGTCAGCTCTCTCAATCATCTCGGTTTTCTTATATACACAACGGGGAGGACTCTATGTGTGTATGTAAaaggggagaagggggagggacaCGTACAAGTAGGTGGTGCAGACAACGCCCGACGCGATTTCAATGGAACCAACCTCGGCAGACCTGCGGCTCATCGATTAGCCCACTAAACGAGCTCAATGTTTTTTTTGTGTGCTGTACTCTCCAGGCATCTATGCGTATTGTCGTATATCGAGAAGCAGgggggcgagagagagaagagtggggggaggggtttAGGGCCACGAACATGGTGTTGCGGTCGAGGACAATGCACCGGTCCGCCGAGGTGATTTGCTGCGACGGCCCAACAAACTGCGGGTCGCGATACACGATGGCCTGCAACGAAGTCTGCGTTTTGGTCAGATATCGGCATCATATGCTAGGCAccctttcttcttcccccccccatccctcTCCTACACGCGCGtcgatgggggagggggagggatgcGAGGAGTGGGACGGCCGTAACTTACCACGGGAGCTTGGGccgtcgcgacggcggccagcgcgacggAGGAGAGTAGCATGGAGAGCTGCATAGTTGTTGCGCTTATCAGtgtgggaggaggagaaaaaACTGCTTTTGATGCCAAGCCCGGTGCAAACATCGCGGGCAGCCGTCATGGCACCTTTTATACCTATCGACAAGGAAgcacgaaaaaaaaaaaaactaACGAGAAGATAAGACAGGCAATCTCACCACGACCTACGGAGTACATCTTcaaaagagaaaaaaaaaagaaaaggaaaTGTCTCTCGATCAAGCGCATCGTAGACGGGCCCGCCATCCTGGTCTGTCTGGCAGGTTTGTCGCAGCCCACGGCAGATGGATGGTCGAAGCTTGACTAGACTAGACTCGACTTTGCTCATCACCAACATAGATCGCGAGAGACATGGCGCGGGGGCTCGCATCCGAGATGATGGGCCCCAGGCGCCGCGGCTGATGACTGCAATGCCCACCACttagtactagtagtagtgaCATGACACCACACGCGCGCCCATCTCGTGCGGACTGGGCCGGGCGGTtcgggcggcaggcagagACATGCCGGGTGACAAAGAGCTCGATTGCCCCAAGTCAGTGGGAGCACGTACTACGTAACGTACTACTACGACGAATACTA
The genomic region above belongs to Purpureocillium takamizusanense chromosome 5, complete sequence and contains:
- a CDS encoding uncharacterized protein (SECRETED:SignalP(1-18~SECRETED:cutsite=ATA-QA~SECRETED:prob=0.5782)), with the translated sequence MQLSMLLSSVALAAVATAQAPVTSLQAIVYRDPQFVGPSQQITSADRCIVLDRNTMSAEVGSIEIASGVVCTTYFDPECQNPNQRLGGSVSNISGARDAQSILCQGQRKPWL